CACCATCAAGATGAGCAAGCCGCAGTTCGCGGAGAAGGTCGAACAGCAGGTCGTCGCGCTCGCGCAGTCCGGGCGCCTGCAGGACCGCATCGACGAGGAGCAGATGAAAGAACTCCTCAAGGAACTCAAGCCGGACTCCAAGAGCTTCAACATCAGCCGCCGATAGATGGAGTTAGGACTCCTCTACAGCGGCGGGAAGGACTCCACGCTCGCGGCGCTCGTCCTCGAGCGCTTCTACGACATCACGCTCGTCACGGCGCACTTCGGCGTCACCGACGAGTGGGAACACGCGCGTGACGCCGCGGCCGCGACGGACTTCGAGTTCGAGGCGCTGGAACTCGACCGCGACGTGGCGACGGACGCCGTGGAGGCGATGCGCGAGGACGGCTACCCGCGCAACGGCATCCAGCACGTCCACGAGCACGCGCTGGAGGCGGTCGCCGACCTCGGGTTCGACGCCATCGCCGACGGCACGCGCCGCGACGACCGCGTTCCCACGGTGTCGCGGGCGCAAGCCCAGAGCCTCGAAGACCGCCACGAGGTGGACTACCTCTCGCCGCTGTCGGGGTTCGGTCGTGGCGCGGTCGACCGCCTCGTGGACGCCGAACTCGACGTGGAGGTCGGGCCGAGCGAGGAGATTCCGCGCGCCGACTACGAGGCCGAACTGCGCGCCGTCCTCGCCGAGGAGTACGGCGAGGACGCC
The nucleotide sequence above comes from Halobacterium litoreum. Encoded proteins:
- a CDS encoding DUF7411 family protein translates to MELGLLYSGGKDSTLAALVLERFYDITLVTAHFGVTDEWEHARDAAAATDFEFEALELDRDVATDAVEAMREDGYPRNGIQHVHEHALEAVADLGFDAIADGTRRDDRVPTVSRAQAQSLEDRHEVDYLSPLSGFGRGAVDRLVDAELDVEVGPSEEIPRADYEAELRAVLAEEYGEDAIREVFPDHDQTYVHGLRD